One Nothobranchius furzeri strain GRZ-AD chromosome 7, NfurGRZ-RIMD1, whole genome shotgun sequence genomic window, ccccacccactcaAAGGCACCATATCATAGACATTGTTTAAGTTCACCCAAACTTTAGATCAGCTAAATATTGGGACCATCCAGATGCACATACTTGTTAAAAATGCTGCTTGATAAAGTTTACATCTGAACATTTGTAAAAAGTCACACCCATCCCATAACAACAAATACATGAAGAACGTGCAAACTGCGCAGTGACAATAGAACATACATCCAACATACTTTCACAGTAAATATATTAAACATATAGACACATTAACACAGATACAGTTTGTCGTATTTGTTTTGTAAACATTAATTGTCTGGGGCCCTTGGCCTGCTCGGGGCCCGAGGCAGTTGCCCTCTTAGCTTGCCTTGTTGAGATTGGGcctgcatataataatgtatattACTCTTTGCATTTAACTTGGTTAAGTTAATTCAACGTCTTATTTCTTACAGTGCACTATTGTGCACAAACCTTCCCACAAAGTTCATCAAGCAGATGTTTACATAGAATTCATTGAGTCCTTGCAGGGGGAATTAGTGGTGGACCTGTGGCTGTAGCACTTTTTAgtcaaagaaaaataatgaaaTTTCTGCCACAAAAACATCTTTTTAACACATAATTACAGTTCCTAATTTTATGTATGAGTTTAGCGACCCGAGACACAGAAACGCCTAAATATTTACTAAAACATTACTATTTTAGAAGATTTTAGTGTTGTATCATTGCTTTTATGTTGTGATATTCACCATATGTAGCTATTTTCACCCCCGTGGTTATTTTCTCAAAGATTGACTTTGCTTTCACATCTAAGTCTTAAAGGTTTTGAATGTGAATGtcattatgaaaaaaaaaaagctgagaaAATGTTTTTCCAAGTTTTTGTGTGTAAAGTTTATCCTCCTGGGATTAGATGGTGACATTGCAACACCCTGAGAATGAGAACGGGATACAACATCAAGACCGTGTTAACAATGCCAAACCTCGGAGGGATTAGCGTTTTAAAAGACAGATGCTTTCATGGACGTTTGTACAGCTTGTTAGATTTCAGCATAACGAGTGAAAGAGAGCATGATGAGACACGATGGAGATGAGCGGGAGTCTGACTCACATACCAGAGCACGGCTCAGATGAGTTAATGATTAGTTAAAGAGTTTTCTTCAGGCTCTTCATTCCTCAGAGACGTCAAGGAGTGAGTTTGTGACCTTTTGTCTTGACACAACTGCTGCTGTGCGGTTGAATTTGTTTAGTATGTGATTTAAAGGGTTTTCTAGTAAAAGTGTCAAACGTTCACACAGAAAGTATTTAGTTAgtaagagtttttaacactttaaaggAACAATGTGAATTATCTTTACTTGTTTCATATCAAATTCTgtttttccagttcacaaacttgtcctttttcattagTATTTCTCACCAATGTCTATTCTGTTCCTATTAGCTTGAAATATGTTTACACACTTAAACTGATGAGATGACTGATGAGGACACTTAAACATTTACTTGGTGACCTCCTTGTTACTCCACCCGTTAACATGCCCACCTCCTTCATTTCAGTCCGTGCTGAAATGATGCACTGAACTAAAAAAAGGGGAACTTGCTGGAACAATTTGTCCACAAAAACTCTGCTTGGGATGTCAGAGACCCTAAAGATTAAAAACATTATTTGATTTTCTGCAACggagacaaaaagcaggtcagagGTGATGAAGGTCAAGAGCAGACAGGAAAGCATCCCTAATCACATTTGGTTGCACTTGttctgaatacacacacacacacacacacacacacacacacacacacacacacacacacacacacacacacacacacacacacacacacacacagctctaacTCATTAGTGGAATGATGGTGACTGGTGTCGGTGATCCTTTGCCTGTTTTTGCTGTGGTGGAAATGAAGACTGCATCAAAAGCAGTAATGGATTCTAATATTAGTAAAATAGTTTTAATAAAGACACCAGAAGCAATTGCTGCACTGAAGTCGGACTTAGCAAATCATGATTGGCAGGAAGTTTACATGGATGATGCCAATCAATCATACAGTTAATTTTCGAAAATATTTCTGCATTTCTATGAACACAACTACTAGCATCTGTAACTgcagaagctaatgaggatctCAATAAAACGAAACAAAACCACTGTTCAATGAGAGAATATAGATGCAAtcaaactaaaacaaaaaaacttggcTCAAAAAAGGGCTGGAAACAGCTTTACAGAAACTTTATCAAGCACAGAACTGAAGATAATGAGAATAAATACAAACAAATATGAGAACAAATTCATCTTGATTATGATATTGTAAAAAGATTTACTATGATAATCTACTGTTAAAACATAAATATAATATTAAGGGTATGTGGGGAGTGCCTAATGGTCTGGTTAAAGGTTCCAGTACTAATTACTCAGCATACATTCAAACTGAAGAAAAGCGTAAACATGAAAGAACAGAGGTAATCGCTGATGAGTTTAATGATAATTTTGTGAATATAGGCCCAGAACTAGCAAGTTAAATCAGGATTGTGGACCATAAAATTTGGGCTTTAATATAAAAACTCAATGTTTATTGGTGGGGTTAGTGAGAGAATGGGGACAAGTGTATTACTATATTTGCTAAAATACTTGAAATACTGTTTGCGAGTAGATTTGATTCTTTATTGACGAATATGACTTGTTGAACAATCATCAATTTGGGTTTCGGTGTAACTGATCAATGTCATTGGCAGTTTATGGAATTTGTTGAAAATAAAGCTACGGCTGTGCTGTTGTGGATTTAGTTCTACGTAAGGCATTTGATTCAGTCAACTATTCTTTGCTTTTGGACAAACTGGGGAGTTATGGTATGAGAGGAATTAAGAGGATAAGGAGTTACTTAAGTAATAGATTTCAGTATTTAGACTAGAGTTTAACAATACTATGTCAAATATCAAGAGTTTTCTGTGGTGTTCTGCAAGGTTCAGTATTGGGGCCGAAGTTGTCTTTATTATACGTGAATGATATTAGGCAGCCACTCAACACGTTTAAATTTATCAcatttgcggatgacacaacttAGTTTTCTTCAGGATCAGACATAAGAGTTATTGACACTAGTAGAAGACATGATCAGGTTAAAATACTGGTTTGACATTAATAAATTATCACTTAATGAAAGTAAAACTAAATTCATGATTTTCAGGGGTGCTGCGAATAACAGTGAAATAAAAATTAAGTGAAGTGATGTAGATATTGAAAGGGTATATGAAATTAAATTCTCATGAGTATTTTTAGATCGTAATTGTAATTGGAAGCCACATTTTGAAATTTTTAACAAAAGAAGAATGCATTTATTGTACCCTCATAATGCCATATCTGACGTATTGTGTGTCACAGTGCGCAAGTGAGTCGAGCGGAGGTGAGCAGGTGCGGGGAAGAGGGCAGGCAGGAATGTTTAAAGAGGTTTTTAATGGTAAGcatgcaggacatggaaacaatggacagacaaggaactcagaactgggagggtttaaatacacgaggagctgggatctacagtgattgggagacgagaggcaggtgggagtaatcaggagagacacaggactgaacagaacaggacaggttgtgacatTGTGTTGGGGATGAGGAAATAAAAATTGACCCTATTGTGAAGATTCATAAAAATGTTGAAATAATAATACATAAAGCTCCCTCCCTATTGTGCATCAACCCACAGATTATTCATAGTCTTATATATTGTTTATATTAAACCATAGAGCTCAACATCTCCCCTCATGCATTCAGTATTTGTTAAGAGAAGAAAAACAGGGATGAATATTTTCCAAACAGGTAAAGTCTATTGTTACTATTAGTTCATGTTGTTAATgaacaaataattaataaataataataaataatttaataaaaatTTAGCAAATTTTGtgtgattttgttgttttttgccTTCTCTTTGATCTTGTGTTCTGATGGATCTGTAAGGAGGTTAATAAGCCTCAGCTTCAGCCTATTCTTTCCCTTTTCGATTACAATAATTGTAAATTCTTTTTGTTGGCAACATTAACAtctaatgttttttatttatttgtttacatgtaaCTGAGATAAAAACATATGGTGATAACATATACAGCTGAATTTAGAGAGTTCATAAAGGTCAAGAATATAGAAATGGTCCATCTTCCGAGTTTATTTAAATTCGGTAAACAGGAAGTAGCTTATCAACAAAAATCTGAATGAGTACAATTTGTTAAAATATCTCAAGAAAAAGTTAAACTTGGTGCTCAACTGCATTTTAATTGATCTGACAAACAGAGAAATAATAGAAATATTTTATTTGTTGATGCATAAATAAAACATGCATAAATAAAACATGTAAGTGGTTAAAGAAAATACATCACTTGATAATAAACCAACCaaagagtaaaataaaaaacaaatgtgaAAAACTAAAGCAGAGTGAGATACTATCAGATACAATAAAAATGGGTGACCTGAGAATAAATATTTGCATCCATTTTTGTCAGTAAAAATATGTTAACAAAAACTTTAAACAGCAGCAAAAAGGTTCCTTGTATCAAAATAAATCTTATTGTAGAATAAGAACATGTGATTTTTCCCATTTCCCTCTGGTTTACATTCTACTAAAAGGCTCATTTTGACAGTAATCTGTAAGAATATATAAGCAGTCTGGAACGTTGGTTATGTGAGGATCTCCTAAAAGATCATAAATAACAAAacatgatgtaaataaactgagaAGCACCTGAGGTTATAGAGCGCACTGAACCATCATTTATGATTAGTCACACTTTCTCTGGCCCTGAGCTAGCAGTCGTCCCTCTGCACCATGGACAGGAAGAACGAGCACACGCTGGCCCACGCGCTGCTGCACAACTCCTCGGCTGTTTCCCGGTGGTCCGCGCGACTCGTGCAGGCCGTCGGAGCCGCGGACGTGAAGCTTGGAGACGGCAGCTGGGTGGGAGACTCCGGTTTTCCGGACTGAGAGGAGAACAGCGAGCTGTTTACGTCCAATGTAAAGTGCGCATCTTTCGGTGCGCGCTTGCACATGCCAGTTCTGACTAGCGCACGCTCGTCGCCGCACAGCCTGCCCTGGAGCTTTTTAAGCGCGCGTGCCACTTGTTTCCAGAAGCCTTTGGGATTGGAGTGGTACTCCTGGCAGCTCTCGGGTCTCCCAGTGTATTCGCAGCTGATGTCGGTGATTCCGCCGCTGACCCGGGCCTCTTGATTCTCACATTTGACTCGAAGATTCACCGAGTCTCGTGCGTCTCGTGCGTTCCACGTGCACTGCATCTTCTTATTGCTGCTGGAGAACCTCCCCTGGTGCTGCTGCGCTCCTGAGCCTGCGGCAGAGACTTGCTGGAGGAGGAAGGCCACCAGCAACCAGAGAGGGGAAGACTTCAACAGCAGCATCTGGTCTTATAGCAGAAAAAATCTGAAAGATTAAGCGACGCGAAACAGATTTTACATTTAACTGTTTCCAAATGTTTCCCAAACCATGAAAAAAGAATAATCCAATAAAACGTAGTAACAGTTGTTGTACACAAGTTTTAAAACTTTATTTCACTACTTTAAAAGTACGTTTTCGATTGAAGGAATCCATAAATGTCACATTATTAACGTCAAACTCACCAAACGAAGAGCGTGGCTGTGCGTAAATCTTCTGGTTCCTCTGTCTGCGTCTGCCACATGGTTTTCATACATGGATGTGCAGCACGCGCACCAATCAACACAGTCTGGCGACGCACGACGACGCACGCACACCCACTGAGAAGGGTCTCTTTACGTTTTGCAAAGCCATACCCCAAATGTCTAAAACCGGTTTGCGCCTTTACCAAATAGAGTTGGGGTTAAAATGAAATGTGACAGTTGAACACATTTTAGATTAGGGGGAAGTTTAGAAACCGTTAGGGGCATCAGGGCGCACTTTGAACGATCAACTCCAACAATCACCCTCAAGTCAATTTCTACACTTTTATTTTCACTGCACTAAATGCATCTTGTTTTGATAAGGAATAAAACGGTGTGCAGTAATAAAAAACCTCTGAATTTAAAAGACTCTGTGTAATAAAATTGTCCTTTGAATAAGTGCTGCTTCTGTAAGTTCTGTAAAAGGATTCCATAGATCATAGATAATGGCCTAAACCAGATCAACAATAAAGTGTCATTCTGATCCGAAATCTGAGCAAATTTACaaattgtgttgtttttaatccAATATCCTAAACTGGGTTGGGTTATTATAGCTTAGTAACTGAATTTGATTCATTTGAGCAATAAAGGAGCTGTACAGCAATTACACTCATAGATAGAATTATGTTACAATTAAAGGTTTTATTGGTGTGAAGAGTCAGCATTAATTTAATTATAACATAAGTTCTGTATCAGGGGACATTAATATAATTTTACACTGCTGTGACAAATGTTGAAAGAAAAATATCACCTCATTATAATCTAATTTATAAGGATTAATAAAgtgataaacaaaataaaaacaacagttaATGTGTTTTTTATTCGATTTAAGGACCAGTTTCATACGGACTCCTCTGGTTCACTAGGACATTTTAGGGTTGTCAGGGAGCAGATATCTTAGTGTTTCTGTAAATGCAGACATCTGCACTTACAAGCTCTTTTTATTTGCTCATTGGTGCCACCCTGTGTTTTTTATAGAAGGTGCAGCCTTCAGGTCAGTGTGAGTACTCTACTGCTGTCTGCTGTTGTTCAGCAAACTTTTTACATAAAGATACAATTCATGGCCATTCCCCAGATTTAGAGAATATAATCTGGTCTGCCAGATTAACGTTACTGGTTTTTATCATGATTGTTCAGAGGTGTCCAGACCTCAGACAAGAACTGAAGAACAAATAATAAAACTGCTCCTGACTCACAAAACTACACTAGCATTCATGTTAATACATCAGTAACAACAGGGACCTAATGATTACACGAATATCTTCTGATATATTTGTTATATGTAACTTTTATTAGTGACCCATATGTCATTTGTTTTGCTCACAATAAAGTTTGTATATGCTATTTACCTATTCATGTGTTAAGTTCACTTCATTTCAGTTAAATATTATCAATAAAAAGtcaaatttatgtttatttacattGCTTATGAAGGGTTAAGACCAGTGGTTCTCCGTGAAAGGTTGGAATCCTGTAGTTCAAAGTTAGTAAAATAATTTCTTTTCATATTTTCACATTTTGAATTTTTTCTTACATGAGGGCCCATATCATGAAAAATCCACTTTtatggagctttttaccatgtgatttTATTTCCTCAATAAAAAGAAAGCACAACCCCATTTTTGCTGCATTCatccattttcctgtttcagctgcaaattttgggttttattttgaaaatcttgtAAAGGGTGAACGGAAACTACTCATCATCAGGCCCTACTCCCCTCCTGGCTTGGTGGTATGTAGGTTCACATCCCAATCTGAACAgtaactttattattattttttaaccacACTTGCCAGTCTGATGTTTTCATCCCTTTATTGGTAAACGGTTGAAAATGTAAGgactaaaatgctgtttttttttgtgtTCTTTATTTAGCACGTGTGCGTCCATGTGAGGTTAGCCGAGtcaatcaactaaaatgctgcttggaccaaattcaaaggtgtttgacacaaaatattttgcagaaaataatcaatagaactaaaacataaaaacatgaaatctgcttcagctggttaAATAAATGACTCTCGATACCACCGGGATTCAAACCCACTTTAGCACATGGCAAAACTAAAATCGCTGTCAGAGGCCTTAACTACTGGACTACAATTGCCAATACATCAACTGGTTTGCCTAAGATGCTGTTGAAGGCACATTTTGTCGATGCATAGGCAGAGTTTTATTGAAACAAGGTGTTTTATTTCCAGGTAAATTCAGGCTGGTGGAAATGCTCGGACTTctggcctctgactggctaacagcaacagaactctaccactgactctggttgCTTTGTAAcattgatgatttatctccacaaataactcgagcctgaaggagttctgccatgttgtggagttgctgatgctaacggtACTGCTAggtgagacatgctctgctctctcctggatgctaaaccaacaacagtcttccccaccAGGAGACAGGATGGGTCCATGAACATTACTTTTCAGTATGACGTGGCTTGCCTGAACCGAGTGCCTATCAGTGGCTAATGAAGGAAAtatgggtagaagactattttcgccTTTAGCCTGTGTTAAACTCagagatcatatttcaaaaattacAAATGAaaatggtttctctgtgaacATAGCCTTTAATCTGTAAACAATGTGAAAATATTAATAGTTTTTTCTAATTTAATCTTTCTGGCATTTTAGAATAAAGCTCTATAAACAGTTTTGCTGTCCTGCATGACCTTATGTTTGCTAAAAACGACCTTTTTTGTTCTAAAAGAGTTCtgctctgtgtgcgtgtgtgcatgtgtgtgtgtgtgtgtgtgctgtttaaACAACCACTCAGATTACCACTCATTTGCAGCCCTCACATAGACTCCCCTCTGTTCCTGCTCAGCGGCTCTTGGGACTCAATTCATCTGCTCACACAAAGAAGTGTTCTCAGACACCTTCTGTGACTGATTGTGTCCGCACGGTAACAACTTCCTCACACAGGCGGCCGACATGTTGTTACAGCCGGTGATGAGTGGAGACAAACGTTCTTTTGAAAGCAAGAGTTTAAAACATTACACACTTAGCTGTTCTGTCAGAAAGAAAACCCTTAACAGGAGAAGAGAGGTCACCACTCTGATTTTATTGGGTTTTCCTTTGTTGAGGGGGTTTACATGGCATTTCACATTTACATGACACACTGAACAACTTTTAAATACAAACATAAACACATGCCTACCAGTTTTTCCCTTTTTACGGATCTATAAAAGTCACAAACATCAAATTTTGTTAAAGCACTCGGGGAGTTCAGAGACTGGAGGTTGTGTTGAGTGCTACCGATTCCAATCTGAAACGAGAAGAAGAGCCTTTACGTTACATTTTGTTTACCTGTAATTTATGAACAATATTTCCTGTTACATACCTGGGTGTCTTCAGGACCGTCTCACTTTTGGAACCAGCTGATTAAATAGCTGCAGATGCCGTGGAAGCTATTCCAGCAGTACTCAGTGGCGAGGCGGGAGGCGCCAGACTCCAGCTCCTCTGTGGGGCGTGCAGTGGTCTTCCCAGTCTTGGGAGTGGGTCTCCTGCTCGGGGGTCTCTTGCCTGTCAACGGCTTACTGGGCTGAGGCTGGGTCTTCACCGGTTTAGGAGTAGCGATGGCCTTTGGCTGCACTTGCACCACTGGTTTAGGATGCTCTTTGGAAGGCTTGGGGGCAGTAGTCTTGGGCCAAGAGGTCAGGAAAGTCATTTGGACCTCATCTGGAGATTTTCTGCACATATGCGGATGGTAGATTTTTGCACCCTGACAGGCATTCTTTAGTTTCCTCAACTCCCACATCATTTGGGTGAAGTAGTGGCGAGGGTTGACATtgtaggcagggcacaggttggGTTTACCCTGGAAGTCGCAGTAGTAAGACCGTCCTGTGGTCTGGCTTGGACTTCTGCAGGACACACGCAGGCGAGTGTAGTTCCCAGCTGTAGACACCACCATGGCGCATGAGTCTTTGGTCTTGGTGCTGAATCTTAGGGGCTCATCCCAGACgctctgttgctgctgctgtttggtatcaatgctgctgttgctgctttgAGCGTCCGACACACAAACTGCAGCCAAGAGCAGCACCAGCATCCTTGTCTTCATTCTCATGGTGAAGTTATGAACTGCTGTGGGTACTGCTGTTTGCTCCAAAGGTTAAGATGTGCAAAAGGGGGTGGGAAGACTTATAAGTGGAACTTTATACAGCAGAAACCCACAAAGGGGTGTTATTCATGTACGCTGAACGACTCAAACTCCTCCTCCGGTTCCTCGTACAAACACAGGAGTACGTGTGGCACCCTGAAAACTTGGAAAATGATTGACGAGATGGTTGGAAAAAGAGGAGGGGGCATAAAAAGAAGGAGGAAAGGGGATTTTTGTCCCGCAAAGTAAGTGGGGCTGACACCATAAATGTTCTGACGGTGTATATTCCCACACAAGGGGGTCATTCAGCATTTATGAAAAGGAGCAGGAACCAAACTGCAGCCTGAAGTTATTtctgtaaattaaaaaaaaaaatcaacaactcTGCAACCCTGGATGAAAAAGAAAATCCTCATTAGGTCATAGAAATATATTAATGAAAGTGTATTTATCCCTAAGTTTTGGGACGTTTTGATGTTTGAAGATTTCTCCAAGTGTTGGTGCTGTtgtaagtgaatttccccactgttcatttactgagtttatttattcaaacttTATGCTGAAAGGATGCAGTCACCttcctgcaaggcaacagtgtacAACAAAGTGTTGGTTATTTAAATTGTGCAGCAATGTTTCTTACAAAGGGTCCAACGGTAGACCTCCCTGGGGAGTCCTGAGTTTAGCTTCCTGTAAGCCATCAGAG contains:
- the LOC107374347 gene encoding uncharacterized protein, which produces MRMKTRMLVLLLAAVCVSDAQSSNSSIDTKQQQQQSVWDEPLRFSTKTKDSCAMVVSTAGNYTRLRVSCRSPSQTTGRSYYCDFQGKPNLCPAYNVNPRHYFTQMMWELRKLKNACQGAKIYHPHMCRKSPDEVQMTFLTSWPKTTAPKPSKEHPKPVVQVQPKAIATPKPVKTQPQPSKPLTGKRPPSRRPTPKTGKTTARPTEELESGASRLATEYCWNSFHGICSYLISWFQKRRQRNQKIYAQPRSSFDQMLLLKSSPLWLLVAFLLQQVSAAGSGAQQHQGRFSSSNKKMQCTWNARDARDSVNLRVKCENQEARVSGGITDISCEYTGRPESCQEYHSNPKGFWKQVARALKKLQGRLCGDERALVRTGMCKRAPKDAHFTLDVNSSLFSSQSGKPESPTQLPSPSFTSAAPTACTSRADHRETAEELCSSAWASVCSFFLSMVQRDDC